CGGGGTCATTTTCCGGATCGTAATTTCCAAACCCCTGAGCCATCACATGGAAGTCAAAGCCATGGATGTGCATAGGGTGGTTTTCTATGGTAACCAAGGCAGTGTTTTGCCACACAATCTCGATCGTCGAGTTAAACTCGAACTCCTTGACGATCGTGGATTTATTGGTCATGAGCAATGACCTATCCAAGCTAAGGCTGGTATTGGTGTAGTCAAAGATCCTCAGGGGTTGACTAGGGAAACCCACGTCATAGGCCCCACTGAGTCCATAAAAGTGGGCTTCTAGTATTGACTGTCGACTGGGAAACACAAACGAAATATTGTTCATGCTCGCCGCCAATCTTTGCCCGAAAGGGCCTTCACACGTGGCATTCTCCCCGCACGGGTAGAGGCCGAATCCGAAGGCAATGAACATGTGGTGGTCCACGTGGGTGGGGACGGGATACCGAAACGGTGCCGTTAAAAGCGCGGTCAGGTTGCTGTAAAACCTGTGGGCGGTGGCTGTGTCGTTGTAGTCAGGAAGGCGAGGCATCGGCGGGGTTGATGGGGCGTCGTTTGCGCCGTCGTAGACGAGTCTGGCCCTGGTGGTGGTATTATCTATGGGGACGCCGGCGGCGCTGGCGTAAGCTCTGGCTGCCATGTAGTAAGTTCCTGGCGATTGGTCGGCTATGAGGAGAACGTCAGTGGTCTGGCCAGGGGCCACGAGGATGACGTCTGTTTTGCATGGGTTGGTATAGGAAGAGTCGACGGCGACAACTGTAAAGCTGTGATGGGCTATCATGAAGAAGAGCTGGTTATTGAGTGCAGCATTGATAATACGTAGCAGATACGTCTTTCCTTGCACCACTTTGAGCTCATATGTTTCTGAACAAAATCATTATTAATGGACAGTGCATGGTAAGACGACGTCACTTAATGAGTTATTGAATAATTACTTGATATAGTTACACACCATTTTGGGAGGTGCAAGGATAGAGATCGCCTGGGAGGCCATTAATGGTGAAGGCATCAGAATTATTAAATCCGCCGCCAGTAGCAAGTCCTTCCATCTCCACATCCACAACATTAGCATTCCACCACTCCCCTACAGTCGAGAGTTCATACAATAGTTGCTTGAAAAACAGATGATTCTGACAGCCATTATTACTGTCATCCTCATAATCAAGGGCAAGTTTTATGGTAAATCTTAGGACAAAATACataatttgacaaaaagataatatttttctctcaaatttaaaaaattctaaaaatctgttctaaaatttgtcaaaaaaaatataaacttaccCTTATATTCTGAaaaaagatgattttttttaatagaggTTTACATCTTTTAGCAAACCTAGGAGTGGTATGTGGTATTTTTAAAACATCAGGCAGGTTTGTATCGtttttgacaaatctcatgagaggttttttagatttttgaaatcttaggaaaAGTCTCTGTCCTTTTCTTAAATCTCACGAAGATGAGTGTCTTTATCCTAAATTTTGTTATTTTGTACTacttttatttataaataaaattcaaaacacacgctttgaatttttttaaaatgaaactTCATTCAATGACAACTATGCACCAAATAGTCATAAGTTTTTTATAACAATCAAAAAACTTCTAtaattattttctcattttttttaaaaggtaacCTTGGTCCCTTATGATTATCTTGTTGACAAAAACAACCCTCCATTTAATTCATCCAACAAAATGATTTGAGATGGGATTTTGATAGCTATTAGGAACATAAAGGTGTAATGTCATATCAATTCTTCGATTTTATCCTTCACTAAATTTTAGACCAATTGATATCATCATCT
This Malania oleifera isolate guangnan ecotype guangnan chromosome 11, ASM2987363v1, whole genome shotgun sequence DNA region includes the following protein-coding sequences:
- the LOC131167604 gene encoding laccase-7-like, with translation MTRTHVFLVAVAYASALIASSMVSARVIEDTLHVSIMNMSRLCSEQLIPVVNKSLPGPIIEAREGDAIILHVLNDSPYELTIHWHGIHQLLSCWADGATYVTQCPILPGNNYTYKFTIREQEGTMWWHAHHQWLRATLYGAFIIRPKGGRPYAYNVTPYEEVVIALGEWWNANVVDVEMEGLATGGGFNNSDAFTINGLPGDLYPCTSQNETYELKVVQGKTYLLRIINAALNNQLFFMIAHHSFTVVAVDSSYTNPCKTDVILVAPGQTTDVLLIADQSPGTYYMAARAYASAAGVPIDNTTTRARLVYDGANDAPSTPPMPRLPDYNDTATAHRFYSNLTALLTAPFRYPVPTHVDHHMFIAFGFGLYPCGENATCEGPFGQRLAASMNNISFVFPSRQSILEAHFYGLSGAYDVGFPSQPLRIFDYTNTSLSLDRSLLMTNKSTIVKEFEFNSTIEIVWQNTALVTIENHPMHIHGFDFHVMAQGFGNYDPENDPVKFNLKDPQIRNTIGVPAGGWAVIRFRANNPGSWLVHCHLDSHLPWGLAGVFIVKNGGTNASTLPPPPKDLPSCEA